The proteins below come from a single Metarhizium brunneum chromosome 1, complete sequence genomic window:
- the uaY_1 gene encoding Positive regulator of purine utilization has product MPSHGSPSPGHQQGTKRQRQSSYDAASDRNSQTSPSEQLAGDASQSAAGPADAANAGPAKGGQSSNFRNVSACNRCRLRKNRCDQKLPSCASCAKVGVACVGYDPITKKEIPRSYVFYLETRVELLEKLLVANNISFPPAENLELCSRPSADAASTLSATDSGYSGQSESGDRAHRGQHHALEALKAKKAPQSPALASIISPPKARSLASASGVSFARVVFAAVQYSVSEQTGSAERSAGRKQSVSGASASMRDSFFGLHTRPTIQPAPFPKKEEGLRLATLYFEHANPQIPVLHRVEFMQTFEKAYKNASKGLTARELYMINMVFAIGSGVILGEPVRTPAPTNPRLPLDQAPGACQPEEYHASAIVHLEECLSTSGGYLEVLQAVLLLANFALLRPVPPGLWYITGVAVRLAVDLGLHHEDGGDADAIPPEPTSDPHAAQAAEIRDGSAQDRGRRHWIRDLRRRLWWCTYTFDRLVSTCVGRPFGVSDEIITTELPSLLDDEYITRNGFLEPPEGDDHPSYKHVAHHYFRLRLLQSEILQVLQHNQAQIARASNANQAKLYPEMRSHLPSPFLVHFDSFRSWRVDIDRRLYLWKVSAPTREETGVAFSTEFLELNYWQAIILLYRQSLSVPAMFEGEYNTSDEVNSPTAFTAELREDEDGIYLKVAEAGQKILRIYRQLHLSGLVSYTYLSTHHLFMAGISYLYAIWHSPVVRSRLSMEEVDFTVLAAKSVFSDMVDKCPPAETCRDAFERTAKTTIKMASSSGGFGVPPQQPRRRRRETMPWTSTQDGSSMKPPARAHRHRQSEAAPFPFDLSLSDGLSSPSMSNAGDMAAQHTPPLGKTSKTYDSDAFMSGQGAARSGPSPSDAMSQDDGGSSIDPSLVPSTPTTRRSAPQHGASGGSFLGQQFGLQGSMDYPDAQTMEFLNNLGATPDGDINGVDQAHMDLGFGMNWDGMHTEYGDGQQINPFDTFFFGGQQGSGGVGNINEDDKNNNDSSNGNSNNRNNN; this is encoded by the exons ATGCCATCGCATGGCTCTCCGTCTCCCGGTCACCAACAAGGGACAAAACGGCAGCGACAATCCTCTTACGACGCCGCATCGGATCGCAACAGCCAAACAAGCCCGAGTGAGCAGCTCGCCGGCGATGCCAGCCAGTCAGCCGCCGGCCCTGCCGATGCTGCTAATGCCGGCCCTGCAAAGGGTGGTCAAAGCAGCAACTTTCGCAATGTGAGCGCCTGCAACCGGTGCCGCCTACGTAAGAATCGATGCGACCAAAAGTTGCCCAGCTGTGCGAGCTGTGCCAAGGTCGGTGTTGCCTGTGTTGGTTACGACCCTATTACTAAGAAAGAGATCCCTAGAAG CTATGTCTTCTACTTGGAAACTCGAGTGGAGCTGctcgagaagctgctcgTCGCCAATAACATATCTTTCCCACCGGCAGAGAATCTTGAGCTGTGCTCGCGGCCCTCGGCTGATGCTGCGAGCACCCTGTCTGCAACGGATAGTGGTTACTCGGGCCAGTCTGAGTCTGGTGACCGCGCACATCGCGGACAGCACCATGCGTTGGAAGCGCtcaaggcaaagaaggctCCTCAGAGCCCAGCATTGGCCAGCATTATCAGCCCGCCAAAGGCTAGATCTCTTGCCTCGGCATCTGGCGTTTCTTTTGCGCGCGTCGTCTTTGCTGCCGTTCAATATTCCGTATCCGAGCAGACAGGCTCCGCAGAGCGTAGCGCAGGTCGTAAACAAAGTGTCAGCGGTGCCTCTGCCTCCATGAGGGATTCGTTCTTCGGCCTTCATACTCGGCCTACCATCCAGCCGGCACCTTTCcccaagaaggaggagggtCTGCGTCTGGCTACACTGTACTTTGAGCATGCTAATCCTCAAATACCCGTCCTTCATCGCGTAGAGTTTATGCAGACGTTTGAAAAGGCTTACAAGAATGCCTCAAAGGGATTGACTGCTCGCGAGCTGTACATGATCAACATGGTGTTTGCCATCGGATCTGGTGTTATTCTTGGGGAGCCGGTGAGGACACCTGCGCCGACAAATCCCAGATTGCCACTTGATCAGGCTCCGGGCGCCTGTCAACCAGAAGAGTATCATGCTAGTGCCATTGTACATCTGGAGGAATGCCTGAGCACAAGTGGTGGCTACTTGGAGGTCCTTCAGGCCGTATTGCTGCTTGCGAACTTTGCGCTATTGCGACCAGTGCCACCGGGACTATG GTACATTACTGGAGTGGCTGTACGGCTGGCTGTAGATCTGGGTCTTCACCATGAGGATGGAGGAGATGCCGATGCAATTCCACCAGAGCCAACCTCCGATCCCCATGCTGCTCAGGCTGCCGAGATTCGCGACGGCAGTGCTCAAGACCGTGGCCGACGACATTGGATTCGCGACTTGCGACGACGCTTGTGGTGGTGCACATACACCTTTGATCGACTAGTCAGCACGTGTGTTGGTCGACCATTCGGTGTCAGCGACGAAATCATTACAACTGAGCTACCTTCGCTCCTTGACGACGAATACATCACCCGGAACGGATTCTTAGAACCTCCAGAAGGCGATGACCACCCCAGCTACAAGCATGTGGCGCACCATTACTTCCGCCTGCGACTACTCCAATCCGAGATTCTGCAGGTCTTGCAGCACAACCAGGCACAAATAGCACGAGCATCAAACGCCAACCAGGCCAAGCTGTACCCAGAAATGCGCTCTCACCTGCCTTCGCCCTTCCTAGTGCACTTTGATTCATTCCGATCATGGCGCGTGGATATCGATAGAAGGTTATATTTATGGAAGGTGTCTGCGCCGACGAGAGAAGAGACTGGGGTGGCATTCTCAACTGAATTCCTCGAACTCAACTACTGGCAGGCTATCATCCTGCTCTATAGACAAAGCTTGAGCGTGCCAGCCATGTTTGAAGGGGAGTATAACACTTCTGATGAGGTCAACAGCCCAACGGCTTTTACTGCAGAACTAcgtgaggatgaggacggcaTCTATCTCAAAGTTGCAGAGGCTGGACAAAAGATCTTGCGCATTTACCGGCAGCTTCATCTCAGTGGATTGGTCAGCTATACCTACCTATCAACTCATCATTTGTTCATGGCTGGCATTTCGTACCTGTATGCCATTTGGCACTCACCGGTAGTACGAAGCCGCTTG AGCATGGAAGAAGTCGATTTTACCGTTTTAGCAGCCAAGTCCGTCTTTTCTGACATGGTTGATAAGTGTCCGCCGGCTGAGACATGTCGGGATGCCTTTGAGCGAACAGCCAAGACAACAATCAAGATGGCTAGCTCCAGTGGTGGGTTCGGCGTGCCGCCCCAACagccgcggcgacggcgcagGGAAACGATGCCGTGGACAAGTACCCAGGACGGCTCGTCCATGAAGCCTCCGGCCCGCGctcatcggcatcgccaatCGGAGGCCGCGCCTTTTCCGTTTGACCTATCGTTGTCAGACGGCTTATCGTCTCCAAGCATGTCCAACGCTGGAGACATGGCCGCTCAGCATACTCCCCCACTCGGAAAGACTAGTAAAACCTATGATAGCGATGCATTCATGAGTGGTCAGGGCGCAGCTCGTAGTGGCCCTAGCCCCAGCGATGCAATGAGCCAGGATGATGGAGGATCCTCTATTGACCCGTCTCTGGTGCCTTCGACTCCCACGACACGACGCAGTGCGCCGCAGCATGGAGCGTCCGGCGGTTCCTTCCTAGGCCAGCAATTCGGTCTGCAAGGATCAATGGACTACCCCGACGCACAAACCATGGAGTTTCTGAACAACCTTGGTGCAACTCCGGATGGCGATATAAACGGCGTCGACCAGGCACACATGGATTTAGGGTTCGGAATGAACTGGGATGGCATGCATACCGAGTACGGGGACGGACAGCAAATCAATCCATTTGATACCTTCTTTTTCGGTGGCCAGCAGGGCAGCGGAGGCGTTGGCAACATCAACGAAGACGATAAAAACAACAatgacagcagcaacggcaatAGTAACAACAGGAACAACAATTGA
- the L2HGDH gene encoding L-2-hydroxyglutarate dehydrogenase, producing the protein MLPSGLRQVSRRGLRQFSSTPATQADFTHAIIGGGVVGLSIAHRLSQQSPSSSSVLIERHSSLGTETSSRNSEVIHAGIYYGRDTLKTQLCLRGKQLLYEFCEKHGVSHRRTGKWIVAQNDAQRRELEKLHAHCADIGVPVRWVPEREVRDEGEGVRAAGGALESPTTGIVDVHGLMVSLAGLFEDAGGVVALNSTVAGVAPLGARPGSAGWRVDVRDSLTGEASSVTAETVVNAAGLGCVDVYNMVVPAALRKRLYFAKGNYFSYSASRPRVSRLVYPAPNPGAGGLGTHLTLDMGGRIRFGPDIEWVDSPDNLAVGRERLEQAVEEIKLYLPGVDETCLEPDYAGIRPKLSYKGAGQAGKNFNDFVVRMEDGYHGWVNCLGIESPGLTSSLAIGERVGELFYGRK; encoded by the exons aTGCTGCCATCTGGGCTAAGACAAGTCTCACGGCGCGGCTTGCGCCAGTTCAGCAGCACGCCCGCCACCCAAGCAGACTTTACTCACGCC atcattggcggcggcgtcgtcgggctCTCCATAGCGCACCGCCTCTCGCAGCAGAGCccatcgtcgtcctcggtcCTCATAGAGCGGCACTCGTCGCTGGGGACCGAGACGTCCTCCCGCAACAGCGAGGTCATCCACGCGGGCATCTACTACGGCCGCGACACGCTCAAGACGCAGCTATGCCTCCGCGGGAAGCAGCTGCTCTACGAGTTCTGCGAGAAGCACGGCGTCTCGCACAGGCGCACGGGGAAATGGATCGTCGCGCAAAACGACGCCCAGCGGCgcgagctggagaagctgcacGCGCACTGCGCCGACATTGGCGTGCCGGTGCGCTGGGTGCCTGAGAGGGAGGTCCGGGACGAAGGGGAGGGCGTGCGTGCTGCGGGCGGCGCGCTCGAGTCGCCGACCACGGGCATCGTCGACGTCCACGGGCTGATGGTCTCGCTGGCCGGCCTGTTCGAggacgccggcggcgtcgtcgcgcTCAACTCGACCGTCGCCGGGGTCGCGCCGCTGGGGGCGAGGCCCGGCAGCGCAGGGTGGCGCGTCGACGTCAGGGACTCGCTGACGGGCGAGGCGTCGAGCGTCACGGCCGAGACGGTCGTCAATGCCGCCGGCCTGGGGTGCGTCGACGTGTACAACATGGTCGTCCCCGCGGCCCTCCGCAAGAGGCTGTACTTTGCAAAGGGCAACTACTTTTCGTACTCGGCGTCGCGGCCCCGTGTCTCGAGGCTGGTCTATCCCGCCCCGAACCCGGGCGCCGGAGGGCTGGGCACGCATTTGACGCTCGACATGGGCGGGAGGATACGCTTCGGCCCGGACATCGAATGGGTCGACTCCCCGGACAACCTGGCCGTTGGGAGAGAGAGGTTGgagcaggccgtcgaggagatTAAGCTGTATTTGCCCGGTGTCGATGAGACTTGCTTGGAGCCGGATTACGCAGGGATTCGACCCAAGTTGAGCTACAAGGgggctgggcaggctggcaAGAATTTCAATGACTTTGTGGTGAGGATGGAGGACGGCTATCATGGCTGGGTGAATTGCCTGGGCATCGAGAGCCCCGGCTTGACAAGTAGCTTGGCCATTGGGGAGAGGGTCGGAGAGCTGTTCTATGGGAGAAAGTGA
- the pyrABCN gene encoding Protein pyrABCN: protein MAGIKALPPSSAHFSSANDDGLVCLELEDGSAYAGYSFGAQKSIAGELVFQTGMVGYPESLTDPSYRGQILVITFPLVGNYGVPSRETVDELLGDLPAHFESSQIHVAGLVTDSYCGEDFSHFLATSSLGTWLKEQGVPAMYGVDTRALTKKIREKGSMLGRMRLQTRLTQINGVTNGIAHDTPLENFAEIEWVNPNEKNLVAEVSVKAPKLYQPPASVAARRHPSGRAIRVLCVDVGMKYNQLRCFLKRGVEVMVCPWDHDLAKEAGDQYDGLFLSNGPGDPEVLDVTVKNIQAVMEKNRTPVFGICLGHQLLARASGASTSKMKFGNRGHNIPCTSMVTGKCHITSQNHGFAVDASTLTDGWKELFVNANDGSNEGIMHVDKPYFSVQFHPESTPGPRDTEFLFDVFINTIANCTEDPKLLQQPVSFPGGTIDENERLHPRVSVKKVLVLGSGGLSIGQAGEFDYSGSQAIKALKEEGIYTVLINPNIATIQTSKGLADKVYFLPVNAEFVRKVIHYERPDAIYVTFGGQTALQVGIELKDEFEGLGVKVLGTPIDTIITTEDRELFARSMDSIGEKCAKSASASNVDEAMRVVKDIGFPVIVRAAYALGGLGSGFANNEAELLDLCNKAFAASPQVLIERSMKGWKEIEYEVVRDAQDNCITVCNMENFDPLGIHTGDSIVVAPSQTLSDEDYNMLRTTAVNVIRHLGVVGECNIQYALNPFSKEYCIIEVNARLSRSSALASKATGYPLAFIAAKLGLGIPLKEIKNSVTKVTCACFEPSLDYVVVKMPRWDLKKFTRVSTQLGSSMKSVGEVMSIGRSFEEAIQKAIRSIDFHNLGFNETKALMSIDDELQTPSDQRLFAIANAMHEGYSVDKIWEMTKIDKWFLRKLKGLSDFAKDMSRYTTKDIARSPNLLLQAKRLGFCDRQLAKFWDSNEIAVRRMRLEAGIRPFVKQIDTVAAEFPAFTNYLYLTYNASEHDVSFDDHGVMVLGSGVYRIGSSVEFDWCSVRAIRTLRQTGFKTVMVNYNPETVSTDYDEADKLYFENINLETILDIYQLEASSGVLGAMGGQTPNNIALPLHRAGVKILGTSPEMIDMAENRYKFSRMLDRIEVDQPTWRELTSFSEAREFCNAVNYPVLVRPSYVLSGAAMNTVYSEKDLESYLAQAAEVSREHPVVISKYIENAKEIEMDAVAKDGVVVGHFVSEHVENAGVHSGDATLILPPQDLEQTTIERIEEATRKIGAALNVTGPFNIQFIAKDNDIKVIECNVRASRSFPFVSKVMGVDLIEMATKAIMHQPFQEYPPTSLQPDCVGVKVPQFSFSRLSGADPVLGVEMASTGEVACFGVDKYEAYLKALLSTGFKIPKANILLSIGTYKDKKELLPSIQKLQRIGYKLFATAGTADFLQEHGVQVQYLEVLGRDEDINSEFSLTQHLAKNMIDLYINLPSNNKYRRPANYMSKGYKTRRMAVDYQIPLVTNVKNAKILVEAIARHVYLDVSKRDFRLSELPPPPPVVSAKTPEMKASLPSIGQVTESPRRRGTDAVLASPIRGAGHIDELALPAAIQTSAISASVLKLLSQPSEFKNANVLSVKQYTRADLHLLFTVAQEMRLGVQRAGVLDVLRGRVLCSVFYEPSTRTSASFDAAMQRLGGRTVSVPATNSSVQKGETLQDTLRTLACYGDAIVLRHPDEKSVDIAEKYSDVPVINAGNGSKEHPTQAFLDLFTIREELGTVQGLTITFLGDLRYGRTVHSLVQLLRHYHVKVQLVAPKGLELPKDVKDQLVASSQLLGESDTLTPEIIAHSDVLYCTRVQQERFETAEQYERVKNSYRVDNTTLKHAKSHMVVMHPLPRNEEVAEEVDFDQRAAYFRQMRYGLYCRMALLALVMAS from the exons ATGGCGGGCATCAAAGCGCTGCCGCCCTCTTCGGCACACTTCTCAAGTGCCAATGACGATGGCCTCGTCTGCCTTGAGCTCGAGGACGGCTCTGCCTACGCTGGCTACAGCTTCGGAGCCCAGAAGAGCATCGCTGGAGAGCTGGTCTTCCAGACGGGCATGGTGGGGTATCCCGAGTCTTTGACCGACCCTTCATACCGCGGACAGATTCTCGTCATTACTTTCCCTCTTGTCGGAAACTATGGCGTGCCTTCTCGCGAGACAGTGGACGAGCTTCTCGGCGACCTGCCGGCTCACTTCGAGTCCTCCCAGATTCACGTTGCCGGTCTTGTCACCGATTCATACTGTGGCGAGGACTTCTCCCACTTCCTGGCAACCTCCTCCCTAGGCACCTGGCTGAAGGAGCAGGGCGTCCCGGCCATGTATGGCGTCGATACCAGAGCCCTGACCAAGAAGATTCGGGAAAAGGGCAGCATGTTGGGCAGGATGCGACTTCAAACACGTCTCACCCAGATCAATGGTGTCACCAATGGCATCGCCCATGACACCCCGCTCGAGAATTTTGCCGAAATTGAATGGGTGAACCCCAACGAGAAGAACCTCGTTGCTGAGG TGTCTGTCAAGGCTCCTAAGCTCTATCAGCCACCTGCCTCCGTGGCCGCCCGCAGGCACCCCTCAGGCCGAGCTATCCGTGTTCTATGTGTCGACGTTGGTATGAAATACAACCAGCTGAGGTGCTTCCTCAAGCGTGGTGTGGAGGTCATGGTCTGCCCATGGGACCACGACCTGGCCAAAGAGGCAGGCGACCAGTATGATGGTCTCTTCCTCTCCAACGGCCCTGGCGACCCAGAGGTCCTCGATGTTACCGTCAAGAACATCCAGGCCGTCATGGAAAAGAATAGGACGCCTGTTTTCGGTATCTGCTTAGGCCACCAGTTGCTTGCTCGTGCCTCTGGAGCCTCGACCAGCAAGATGAAGTTTGGTAATCGTGGTCACAACATCCCCTGCACCAGCATGGTGACCGGAAAGTGTCACATTACCTCCCAGAACCACGGGTTTGCCGTTGATGCTAGTACTCTGACTGATGGCTGGAAAGAGCTCTTTGTCAATGCCAACGACGGCAGCAACGAGGGTATTATGCACGTTGACAAGCCATACTTCAGCGTCCAGTTCCATCCTGAGAGCACGCCCGGTCCTCGCGACACCGAATTTTTGTTCGACGtcttcatcaacaccattgcCAACTGTACCGAGGACCCCAAGCTCCTTCAGCAGCCCGTCAGCTTCCCAGGAGGGACCATTGATGAGAATGAGCGGCTTCACCCTCGCGTCTCAGTCAAGAAGGTCCTTGTTCTTGGTAGCGGTGGTCTCAGCATTGGCCAGGCTGGCGAGTTTGACTACTCTGGCAGtcaggccatcaaggccctcAAGGAAGAGGGCATATACACTGTATTGATCAACCCCAACATTGCCACCATTCAGACCTCCAAGGGTCTTGCCGACAAGGTTTACTTCTTGCCTGTCAATGCCGAGTTCGTCCGAAAGGTCATTCACTACGAACGGCCTGACGCCATCTACGTTACTTTTGGTGGTCAGACTGCTTTGCAGGTCGGTATCGAACTCAAGGACGAGTTCGAGGGTCTTGGTGTCAAAGTTCTGGGTACCCCTAttgacaccatcatcacTACTGAGGACCGTGAGCTCTTTGCCCGTAGCATGGACTCCATCGGCGAGAAGTGCGCCAAGTCTGCCTCTGCTAGCAACGTTGACGAAGCCATGCGGGTTGTCAAGGATATTGGCTTCCCCGTCATTGTTCGTGCCGCTTACGCTCTGGGTGGTCTTGGCAGTGGATTTGCGAACAACGAAGCTGAACTTCTCGACCTTTGCAATAAGGCTTTTGCCGCCAGTCCCCAGGTGCTTATTGAGCGCAGCATGAAGGGCTGGAAGGAAATTGAGTACGAAGTTGTCCGAGATGCGCAGGACAACTGTATCACAGTCTGCAACATGGAGAATTTCGATCCTCTGGGTATTCACACCGGTGACTCTATCGTCGTCGCCCCGTCGCAGACCCTGTCTGACGAGGATTATAACATGCTGCGAACCACTGCCGTTAACGTCATTCGTCACCTCGGCGTTGTTGGTGAGTGTAACATTCAGTATGCCCTGAACCCGTTCTCCAAGGAGTACTGTATTATCGAAGTCAATGCTAGATTGTCCCGATCCTCAGCTCTTGCTTCAAAGGCTACTGGATACCCTCTGGCTTTTATTGCAGCTAAGCTAGGTCTCGGTATTCCCCTTAAAGAGATCAAGAACTCCGTCACCAAGGTCACATGCGCCTGCTTTGAGCCTTCTCTTGATTACGTTGTCGTTAAGATGCCGCGATGGGATCTTAAGAAGTTCACCCGTGTCTCTACTCAGCTGGGTTCTTCTATGAAAAGTGTAGGCGAGGTCATGAGCATTGGTCGGTCATTTGAAGAAGCCATTCAGAAGGCCATTCGATCCATTGACTTCCATAATCTCGGCTTTAATGAAACCAAGGCACTCATGAGCATTGACGATGAGCTTCAAACACCTTCTGATCAACGCCTGTTTGCTATCGCCAATGCTATGCATGAGGGCTACTCCGTTGACAAGATCTGGGAGATGACCAAGATTGACAAGTGGTTCTTGCGCAAGCTCAAGGGCCTGAGTGACTTCGCCAAAGACATGAGCCGATATACCACCAAGGACATTGCCCGATCTCCTAATCTGCTACTTCAGGCTAAGCGTCTCGGTTTCTGTGACCGTCAGCTTGCCAAATTCTGGGACTCCAACGAAATTGCTGTTCGCAGAATGAGACTCGAGGCAGGCATCCGACCTTTTGTCAAGCAGATCGATACCGTTGCAGCCGAATTCCCTGCCTTCACCAACTATCTCTACCTCACTTACAATGCCAGTGAGCACGATGTCTCCTTTGACGATCACGGTGTTATGGTTCTTGGTTCTGGTGTTTACCGTATTGGTTCTTCAGTCGAGTTTGATTGGTGCTCCGTTCGTGCCATTCGAACCCTGCGTCAAACTGGCTTCAAAACTGTCATGGTCAATTACAACCCTGAGACCGTAAGCACTGATTACGACGAGGCTGATAAGCTGTACTTCGAGAATATTAACCTTGAAACCATCTTGGACATCTACCAGTTGGAAGCTTCGAGCGGTGTTCTTGGAGCCATGGGTGGCCAGACGCCTAATAACATTGCTCTGCCGCTGCACCGAGCAGGTGTCAAGATTCTCGGTACCTCCCCTGAGATGATCGACATGGCCGAAAACCGATACAAGTTCTCTCGCATGCTGGACCGTATCGAAGTTGACCAGCCTACCTGGAGGGAGCTCACCAGCTTTTCTGAGGCTAGAGAGTTCTGCAATGCCGTCAATTATCCCGTGCTTGTCCGCCCATCTTACGTCTTGTCTGGTGCTGCGATGAACACTGTCTACTCTGAGAAGGATTTGGAAAGTTACCTGGCTCAGGCTGCTGAGGTTTCTCGGGAACACCCTGTTGTCATCTCCAAGTATATTGAGAACGCAAAGGAGATTGAGATGGATGCTGTCGCAAAGGATGGTGTGGTTGTCGGCCACTTCGTCTCTGAGCATGTGGAAAACGCTGGTGTTCACTCTGGCGATGCCACCCTCATCCTCCCCCCTCAGGATCTGGAACAAACCACAATCGAGAGAATTGAGGAGGCCACTCGCAAGATTGGTGCGGCTTTGAACGTTACTGGCCCTTTCAACATCCAGTTCATTGCAAAGGATAACGACATCAAGGTTATTGAGTGCAATGTCCGGGCTTCTCGATCGTTCCCCTTTGTTTCCAAGGTCATGGGTGTCGACTTGATTGAGATGGCCACCAAGGCTATCATGCACCAGCCCTTCCAGGAGTACCCTCCCACCAGCCTTCAGCCTGATTGTGTTGGTGTTAAGGTACCTCAGTTCAGTTTCTCGCgtctgtctggtgctgaTCCAGTCTTGGGTGTGGAAATGGCTTCCACTGGTGAGGTTGCTTGCTTTGGTGTAGACAAGTACGAGGCCTACTTGAAGGCTCTGCTGTCCACTGGTTTCAAGATTCCCAAGGCCAACATCCTTCTGTCCATTGGCACGTATaaggacaagaaggagtTGCTACCGTCTATCCAGAAGCTTCAGCGCATTGGCTACAAGTTGTTCGCTACTGCTGGTACTGCGGATTTCCTGCAGGAGCACGGTGTTCAGGTGCAGTACCTCGAGGTTCTCGGCCGCGATGAGGACATCAACTCGGAGTTCTCCCTCACTCAACATCTGGCCAAGAATATGATTGATCTGTACATCAATCTACCTTCGAACAATAAGTACCGCCGTCCTGCCAACTACATGAGCAAGGGGTACAAGACTCGTCGTATGGCGGTTGACTATCAGATTCCTCTTGTGACCAATGTCAAGAATGCCAAGATTCTGGTCGAGGCCATTGCTCGTCACGTCTATCTGGATGTTTCGAAGCGTGATTTCCGGCTGAGCGAGCTGCCCCCGCCCCCGCCTGTCGTCTCCGCAAAGACTCCTGAGATGAAGGCCTCCCTTCCATCTATCGGACAGGTTACTGAaagccctcgacgacggggcACCGATGCTGTGCTCGCTTCACCCATCCGTGGTGCTGGCCATATTGACGAGCTCGCCCTGCCCGCGGCCATTCAGACTTCCGCCATCAGCGCTTCTGTCCTCAAGCTCCTCTCGCAGCCTTCGGAGTTCAAGAACGCCAATGTCTTGTCTGTGAAGCAGTACACCCGTGCTGATCTACACTTGCTATTCACTGTCGCTCAGGAAATGCGCCTCGGCGTTCAGCGCGCCGGAGTTTTGGATGTCCTCCGTGGCCGTGTCCTTTGCAGCGTTTTCTACGAGCCTTCTACCAGAACCTCTGCATCATTTGATGCTGCCATGCAGCGCTTGGGTGGGCGCACAGTCTCCGTCCCTGCCACAAACTCATCTGTCCAAAAGGGTGAAACCCTTCAGGACACTCTGCGTACTCTGGCTTGTTACGGAGACGCCATTGTTCTCCGCCACCCTGATGAGAAGTCCGTGGACATTGCTGAAAAATACAGCGATGTTCCCGTCATCAATGCAGGCAACGGTAGCAAGGAACACCCCACTCAGGCTTTCCTGGACCTTTTCACCATCCGTGAAGAGCTCGGTACTGTCCAGGGGCTGACTATTACCTTCCTGGGTGACCTCCGATACGGGCGTACTGTGCACTCCTTGGTGCAGCTGCTCCGCCACTACCACGTCAAAGTACAACTGGTCGCTCCTAAGGGACTGGAGCTGCCCAAAGATGTCAAGGACCAGCTGGTTGCATCCAGCCAGCTACTTGGGGAGTCAGATACTCTGACTCCTGAGATTATTGCTCACAGTGATGTCTTGTATTGCACTCGTGTCCAGCAAGAGAGGTTCGAGACTGCAGAGCAGTACGAAAGAGTGAAGAACTCGTATCGCGTGGATAATACCACTCTCAAGCATGCCAAGAGCCacatggtggtgatgcatCCTCTGCCGAGGAATGAAGAGGTGGCCGAGGAAGTGGACTTTGACCAGCGAGCGGCATACTTTAGACAG ATGCGTTATGGACTGTACTGCAGAATGGCTCTCTTGGCACTTGTCATGGCTTCGTAG